From the Takifugu flavidus isolate HTHZ2018 chromosome 12, ASM371156v2, whole genome shotgun sequence genome, one window contains:
- the mlf1 gene encoding myeloid leukemia factor 1 isoform X2, with amino-acid sequence MFNSNLRRVFDEDPFFSDPFQAHRDHMRQMMRSFSEPFGGPTMPSITDGRQRDRDTGDHPHSSRALQENHRDMSRSLFPFGSSDSTDAVRNPFSLFDNMMVNVRNRMGEMNRNFENVSLDSNTHSFSSSSIMTYSKVGNEPPKVFQASSSTRCAPGGIKETRRAVKDSESGVEKMAIGHHIHERGHVVEKKYNKKTGDKELNQNFQNMDESEGQSFEDEWQQKVSKFHPSDPVSQLEGPRPRKVRHAAITGGEQPHRNDSDDKAEGKSDMRVSEMQ; translated from the exons ATGTTTAATAGCAATTTGCGCAGGGTTTTTGATGAAGACCCGTTCTTTTC GGATCCATTCCAGGCGCACAGGGATCACATGCGTCAGATGATGCGTAGCTTCTCTGAGCCTTTCGGTGGGCCCACGATGCCCAGCATAACTGATGGGAGACAACGAGATCGGGACACGGGAGATCACCCTCATTCCTCCCGGGCGCTGCAGGAAAACCATAGG GATATGAGCCGGTCATTGTTTCCCTTTGGAAGTTCTGACAGCACG GACGCAGTGAGGAATCCTTTCAGCCTATTCGACAACATGATGGTCAACGTGAGAAACAGGATGGGGGAGATGAACAGGAACTTT GAGAACGTGTCCCTGGATTCAAACACGCACTCCTTCAGCTCTTCGTCGATCATGACCTATTCAAAGGTCGGTAATGAGCCTCCCAAAGTTTTTCAGGCGAGCTCATCAACGCGCTGTGCTCCCGGAGGG ATCAAGGAGACTCGGCGAGCAGTTAAAGACTCTGAGAGCGGCGTGGAAAAGATGGCCATTGGTCATCACATTCACGAGAGAGGACACGTGGTGGAGAAGAAATATAACAAGAAAACCGGAGACAAGGAGCTCAACCAGAACTTTCAGAACATGGATGAAT CTGAAGGACAGTCATTTGAGGATGAGTGGCAGCAGAAGGTGTCCAAGTTTCATCCATCCGACCCCGTGTCTCAGCTGGAGGGACCGCGCCCTCGCAAAGTGCGCCACGCCGCCATCACCGGCGGCGAGCAGCCCCACAG GAACGACTCAGatgacaaagctgagggcaaaagCGACATGAGAGTCTCAGAGATGCAATGA
- the mlf1 gene encoding myeloid leukemia factor 1 isoform X4 — MFNSNLRRVFDEDPFFSDPFQAHRDHMRQMMRSFSEPFGGPTMPSITDGRQRDRDTGDHPHSSRALQENHRDAVRNPFSLFDNMMVNVRNRMGEMNRNFENVSLDSNTHSFSSSSIMTYSKVGNEPPKVFQASSSTRCAPGGIKETRRAVKDSESGVEKMAIGHHIHERGHVVEKKYNKKTGDKELNQNFQNMDESEGQSFEDEWQQKVSKFHPSDPVSQLEGPRPRKVRHAAITGGEQPHRNDSDDKAEGKSDMRVSEMQ; from the exons ATGTTTAATAGCAATTTGCGCAGGGTTTTTGATGAAGACCCGTTCTTTTC GGATCCATTCCAGGCGCACAGGGATCACATGCGTCAGATGATGCGTAGCTTCTCTGAGCCTTTCGGTGGGCCCACGATGCCCAGCATAACTGATGGGAGACAACGAGATCGGGACACGGGAGATCACCCTCATTCCTCCCGGGCGCTGCAGGAAAACCATAGG GACGCAGTGAGGAATCCTTTCAGCCTATTCGACAACATGATGGTCAACGTGAGAAACAGGATGGGGGAGATGAACAGGAACTTT GAGAACGTGTCCCTGGATTCAAACACGCACTCCTTCAGCTCTTCGTCGATCATGACCTATTCAAAGGTCGGTAATGAGCCTCCCAAAGTTTTTCAGGCGAGCTCATCAACGCGCTGTGCTCCCGGAGGG ATCAAGGAGACTCGGCGAGCAGTTAAAGACTCTGAGAGCGGCGTGGAAAAGATGGCCATTGGTCATCACATTCACGAGAGAGGACACGTGGTGGAGAAGAAATATAACAAGAAAACCGGAGACAAGGAGCTCAACCAGAACTTTCAGAACATGGATGAAT CTGAAGGACAGTCATTTGAGGATGAGTGGCAGCAGAAGGTGTCCAAGTTTCATCCATCCGACCCCGTGTCTCAGCTGGAGGGACCGCGCCCTCGCAAAGTGCGCCACGCCGCCATCACCGGCGGCGAGCAGCCCCACAG GAACGACTCAGatgacaaagctgagggcaaaagCGACATGAGAGTCTCAGAGATGCAATGA
- the mlf1 gene encoding myeloid leukemia factor 1 isoform X3, with protein sequence MIPPHKQSTVVRGNPGTCSRKDPFQAHRDHMRQMMRSFSEPFGGPTMPSITDGRQRDRDTGDHPHSSRALQENHRDAVRNPFSLFDNMMVNVRNRMGEMNRNFENVSLDSNTHSFSSSSIMTYSKVGNEPPKVFQASSSTRCAPGGIKETRRAVKDSESGVEKMAIGHHIHERGHVVEKKYNKKTGDKELNQNFQNMDESEGQSFEDEWQQKVSKFHPSDPVSQLEGPRPRKVRHAAITGGEQPHRNDSDDKAEGKSDMRVSEMQ encoded by the exons ATGATACCTCCTCACAAACAGAGCACAGTTGTCAGAGGAAACCCTGGAACATGCAGCAGAAA GGATCCATTCCAGGCGCACAGGGATCACATGCGTCAGATGATGCGTAGCTTCTCTGAGCCTTTCGGTGGGCCCACGATGCCCAGCATAACTGATGGGAGACAACGAGATCGGGACACGGGAGATCACCCTCATTCCTCCCGGGCGCTGCAGGAAAACCATAGG GACGCAGTGAGGAATCCTTTCAGCCTATTCGACAACATGATGGTCAACGTGAGAAACAGGATGGGGGAGATGAACAGGAACTTT GAGAACGTGTCCCTGGATTCAAACACGCACTCCTTCAGCTCTTCGTCGATCATGACCTATTCAAAGGTCGGTAATGAGCCTCCCAAAGTTTTTCAGGCGAGCTCATCAACGCGCTGTGCTCCCGGAGGG ATCAAGGAGACTCGGCGAGCAGTTAAAGACTCTGAGAGCGGCGTGGAAAAGATGGCCATTGGTCATCACATTCACGAGAGAGGACACGTGGTGGAGAAGAAATATAACAAGAAAACCGGAGACAAGGAGCTCAACCAGAACTTTCAGAACATGGATGAAT CTGAAGGACAGTCATTTGAGGATGAGTGGCAGCAGAAGGTGTCCAAGTTTCATCCATCCGACCCCGTGTCTCAGCTGGAGGGACCGCGCCCTCGCAAAGTGCGCCACGCCGCCATCACCGGCGGCGAGCAGCCCCACAG GAACGACTCAGatgacaaagctgagggcaaaagCGACATGAGAGTCTCAGAGATGCAATGA
- the mlf1 gene encoding myeloid leukemia factor 1 isoform X1: MIPPHKQSTVVRGNPGTCSRKDPFQAHRDHMRQMMRSFSEPFGGPTMPSITDGRQRDRDTGDHPHSSRALQENHRDMSRSLFPFGSSDSTDAVRNPFSLFDNMMVNVRNRMGEMNRNFENVSLDSNTHSFSSSSIMTYSKVGNEPPKVFQASSSTRCAPGGIKETRRAVKDSESGVEKMAIGHHIHERGHVVEKKYNKKTGDKELNQNFQNMDESEGQSFEDEWQQKVSKFHPSDPVSQLEGPRPRKVRHAAITGGEQPHRNDSDDKAEGKSDMRVSEMQ, translated from the exons ATGATACCTCCTCACAAACAGAGCACAGTTGTCAGAGGAAACCCTGGAACATGCAGCAGAAA GGATCCATTCCAGGCGCACAGGGATCACATGCGTCAGATGATGCGTAGCTTCTCTGAGCCTTTCGGTGGGCCCACGATGCCCAGCATAACTGATGGGAGACAACGAGATCGGGACACGGGAGATCACCCTCATTCCTCCCGGGCGCTGCAGGAAAACCATAGG GATATGAGCCGGTCATTGTTTCCCTTTGGAAGTTCTGACAGCACG GACGCAGTGAGGAATCCTTTCAGCCTATTCGACAACATGATGGTCAACGTGAGAAACAGGATGGGGGAGATGAACAGGAACTTT GAGAACGTGTCCCTGGATTCAAACACGCACTCCTTCAGCTCTTCGTCGATCATGACCTATTCAAAGGTCGGTAATGAGCCTCCCAAAGTTTTTCAGGCGAGCTCATCAACGCGCTGTGCTCCCGGAGGG ATCAAGGAGACTCGGCGAGCAGTTAAAGACTCTGAGAGCGGCGTGGAAAAGATGGCCATTGGTCATCACATTCACGAGAGAGGACACGTGGTGGAGAAGAAATATAACAAGAAAACCGGAGACAAGGAGCTCAACCAGAACTTTCAGAACATGGATGAAT CTGAAGGACAGTCATTTGAGGATGAGTGGCAGCAGAAGGTGTCCAAGTTTCATCCATCCGACCCCGTGTCTCAGCTGGAGGGACCGCGCCCTCGCAAAGTGCGCCACGCCGCCATCACCGGCGGCGAGCAGCCCCACAG GAACGACTCAGatgacaaagctgagggcaaaagCGACATGAGAGTCTCAGAGATGCAATGA
- the med29 gene encoding mediator of RNA polymerase II transcription subunit 29 isoform X1 gives MASQQQQPQPGGPMAQPGLQQSSTLQQLSQQQDFDPVHRFKMLIPQLKESLQNVMRIASLNLAQNTSIDNGTKSSDVSLQRFDKSLEEFYAICDQVELCLRLAYECLSQSIDSAKHSPNLVPTATKPDTVQTESMSYGQYLGMIKSQITCAKDIHNALLECSKKIAGKVPPQGII, from the exons ATGGCTTCCCAACAGCAACAGCCTCAGCCCGGTGGTCCGATGGCTCAACCTGGACTACAACAATCTTCTACGTTACAACAGCTGAGTCAACAGCAAGATTTCGACCCAGTTCACAGATTCAAGATGCTCATCCCTCAGTTGAAGGAAAGTCTGCAG AATGTAATGAGGATCGCATCCTTGAATTTGGCCCAGAACACCTCGATTGACAACGGCAC GAAAAGCAGCGACGTTTCTCTGCAACGATTTGACAAAAGCCTGGAGGAGTTTTATGCCATTTGCGATCAAGTGGAGCTGTGTTTG CGGCTGGCATATGAGTGCCTCTCTCAGAGCATTGACAGCGCCAAACACTCTCCCAACCTCGTCCCGACAGCCACCAAGCCGGACACGGTCCAGACGGAGTCCATGTCTTACGGACAGTACCTCGGCATGATCAAGTCCCAGATTACCTGCGCCAAAGACATCCACAATGCCTTGTTGGAATGTTCCAAGAAGATAGCAGGAAAAGTGCCACCTCAGGGAATCATTTAG
- the med29 gene encoding mediator of RNA polymerase II transcription subunit 29 isoform X2, with protein sequence MASQQQQPQPGGPMAQPGLQQSSTLQQLSQQQDFDPVHRFKMLIPQLKESLQNVMRIASLNLAQNTSIDNGKAATFLCNDLTKAWRSFMPFAIKWSCVCGWHMSASLRALTAPNTLPTSSRQPPSRTRSRRSPCLTDSTSA encoded by the exons ATGGCTTCCCAACAGCAACAGCCTCAGCCCGGTGGTCCGATGGCTCAACCTGGACTACAACAATCTTCTACGTTACAACAGCTGAGTCAACAGCAAGATTTCGACCCAGTTCACAGATTCAAGATGCTCATCCCTCAGTTGAAGGAAAGTCTGCAG AATGTAATGAGGATCGCATCCTTGAATTTGGCCCAGAACACCTCGATTGACAACG GAAAAGCAGCGACGTTTCTCTGCAACGATTTGACAAAAGCCTGGAGGAGTTTTATGCCATTTGCGATCAAGTGGAGCTGTGTTTG CGGCTGGCATATGAGTGCCTCTCTCAGAGCATTGACAGCGCCAAACACTCTCCCAACCTCGTCCCGACAGCCACCAAGCCGGACACGGTCCAGACGGAGTCCATGTCTTACGGACAGTACCTCGGCATGA
- the ppp2r1bb gene encoding serine/threonine-protein phosphatase 2A 65 kDa regulatory subunit A beta isoform: MAGADGDDSLYPIAVLIDELRNEDVQLRLNSIKKLSTIALALGVERTRTELLPFLTDTIYDEDEVLLALAEQLGNFTMLVGGPEYIHCLLPPLESLATVEETVVRDKAVESLRKISQEHSPVDLEVHFEPLVKRLASGDWFTSRTSACGLFSVCYPRVSSTVKAEIRQHFRTLCSDDTPMVRRAAASKLGEFAKVLELDYVKSDIISLFTALASDEQDSVRLLAVEACVSIATLLPQEDLETLVMPTLRQAAEDKSWRVRYMVADKFSELQKAVGPEITKNDLVPAFQNLLKDCEAEVRAAAANKVKEFCENLPEDSREQIIMTHILPCVKELVSDTNQHVKSALASVIMGLSTILGKDNTIEHLLPLFLAQLKDECPEVRLNIISNLDCVNEVIGIRQLSQSLLPAIVELAEDAKWRVRLAIIEYMPLLAGQLGVEFFDEKLNTLCMAWLIDHVYAIREAATCNLMKLVKKFGHEWAQNTIVPKVLGMANDPNYLHRMTTLFCINALSEACGQEITTKQMLPVVLKMANDQVANVRFNVAKSLQKIGPVLESLALQTEVKPVLEKLTTDTDMDVKYFAQEALNVLALSPTQHG; encoded by the exons ATggcaggagctgatggagacGATTCTCTCTATCCTATCGCCGTTCTTATTGATGAACTGCGAAATGAGGATGTTCAG CTGAGGCTGAACAGCATCAAAAAGCTGTCCACAATCGCTTTGGCGCTCGGTGTGGAGAGGACGCGCACCGAGCTCCTTCCCTTCCTCACAG ACACCATCTATGATGAAGACGAGGTTCTCCTGGCGTTGGCGGAACAACTTGGAAATTTCACCATGTTGGTGGGAGGCCCAGAATACATTCACTGTCTCTTG CCACCATTGGAGAGCCTTGCAACGGTGGAAGAGACGGTCGTCAGAGATAAAGCTGTGGAGTCCCTGCGTAAGATCTCCCAAGAACACTCTCCTGTTGACCTGGAGGTCCATTTTGAGCCCTTGGTGAAGCGGCTGGCTAGTGGTGACTGGTTCACTTCCCGCACATCTGCTTGTGGCCTATTTAGTGTGTGTTACCCCCGTGTCTCCAGCACTGTCAAGGCTGAGATCCGCCA acATTTTCGCACGTTGTGCTCGGATGATACTCCCATGGTCCGCCGTGCAGCAGCATCTAAACTGGGGGAGTTTGCAAAAGTTCTGGAGCTGGATTATGTAAAAAGTGACATAATTTCCCTCTTCACTGCTCTGGCCTCTGATGAGCAG GACTCGGTGCGGCTGCTTGCGGTGGAGGCCTGTGTCAGCATCGCCACTCTGCTGCCTCAAGAGGACCTGGAGACCCTGGTGATGCCAACGCTGCGCCAGGCAGCAGAAGATAAATCCTGGAGAGTTCGGTACATGGTGGCTGACAAGTTCTCCGAG CTCCAGAAAGCCGTCGGACCCGAGATCACTAAAAACGACCTGGTTCCAGCCTTCCAGAACCTCTTGAAAGACTGCGAAGCTGAGGTCCGAGCCGCCGCTGCCAACAAAGTCAAAG AATTCTGTGAGAATCTCCCAGAGGACAGCCGTGAACAAATCATCATGACTCACATTCTGCCGTGCGTCAAG GAACTGGTTTCAGACACAAACCAGCATGTGAAGTCGGCCTTGGCCTCCGTCATCATGGGCCTTTCAACCATCCTGGGCAAAGACAACACAATAGAGCACTTGCTGCCCCTCTTTCTGGCTCAGCTCAAGGACGAG TGCCCTGAGGTGCGCCTCAACATTATTTCAAACCTAGACTGCGTGAACGAGGTGATCGGCATCCGCCAGCTCTCCCAGTCCCTGCTGCCGGCCATCGTCGAGCTGGCGGAGGATGCGAAATGGAGGGTCCGCCTTGCCATCATAGAGTACATGCCCCTGTTGGCGGGACAGTTG GGCGTGGAGTTCTTCGATGAGAAGCTTAACACCCTCTGTATGGCCTGGCTGATTGACCACG TGTACGCCATCCGTGAAGCTGCCACCTGCAACCTAATGAAGCTGGTGAAGAAGTTTGGACATGAGTGGGCCCAGAACACCATCGTCCCCAAGGTGCTGGGAATGGCCAACGACCCCAATTACCTCCACAGGATGACCACTCTGTTCTGCATCAAT GCCCTGTCAGAAGCTTGTGGCCAGGAAATCACCACGAAGCAGATGCTGCCAGTGGTCCTCAAGATGGCCAATGACCAGGTGGCCAACGTCCGCTTCAACGTGGCCAAGTCCCTCCAGAAGATCGGCCCCGTCCTCGAAAGCCT CGCCCTTCAGACAGAAGTCAAACCAGTGCTGgaaaagctgaccacagatACAGACATGGATGTCAAATACTTTGCCCAGGAGGCCCTCAATG TTCTGGCTCTGTCGCCAACCCAACACGGCTAA